Proteins from a genomic interval of Mycoplasmopsis columboralis:
- the secDF gene encoding protein translocase subunit SecDF produces MKRIKEFFKLKNWKRILISVLTLASAASAIGFGSKYYVSQNVNKSIEYGGGVEVVVQVSTNGKVADDTLTENVNKFLSDRLSGGTGLNGVSVSTEGGGKIRITKSGDLNDSQRDQFLKEITNKPILTITDSELKPLFYNGVFVEDGSLDRGTPTDWIPPFAANQAKNVIQNNGTNVVELALNNQDAVFQWTKATENISKRQNKTVLMWLNILELIQLAKTKYASDWSAAQENLWNFVHVNNRPFETITDPVTGQQRVERNPFKKALIDIEGRYLISVANVNAPINSQKVIISGNFTNNDALNLANRINFGLSNYDLSVVYTHYLNSTLQNKAFLYAMIAGLLVFVVIAVFMIINYGLLGIISAISIALYMFLTLLIFTAIKGEYSPSTIAALIIGIGISVDANVITFERLKSEIYSGDSLDKSFKTSNRLSLSSIIDANITTIIIGFILFYLGTKEVKGFGITLILSIFFTLVVMLVFTRFLATMIVGTGYFDKRLWLLGVRPKKINNPSKVVKRIRNIDYLRKSKWFALLSFVFILTSLIVFGSVAGTSGSFWNGVNRSLEFSGGINILIQSKGESYGDLTLAQATEIKNVLVAKASEINLLDAANITTISKASLSTENYIVNIRTSQVLSSEQIEQIINLAKNVKDDIEWNNLQILPSEAAKLVLNALIAVAVSFVGIVIYTLIRMNWTFAIAAIIGLMHDFIMVFAFIVITRLQVSTIIVAAMLSIIGLSINDTIVTFDRIKEKINNEYPNQILTKSDIKTIVNQSISDTLKRSLYTSLSTIAAVAILLSFGNATNFAFNIVMLFGISIGVYSSIFICSWIWSKLELFRQKRIQKRMDNKYWDISKPDEQTFPGINDFNY; encoded by the coding sequence ATGAAACGTATTAAAGAATTTTTCAAACTAAAGAATTGAAAAAGAATTTTAATTAGCGTTTTAACTCTTGCTTCAGCAGCTAGTGCAATTGGTTTTGGAAGTAAATATTACGTTTCCCAAAATGTTAATAAATCAATTGAATATGGAGGAGGAGTTGAAGTTGTAGTTCAAGTGTCAACCAACGGAAAAGTTGCTGATGATACTTTAACTGAAAACGTTAATAAATTCCTTTCCGATCGTCTTTCTGGAGGAACCGGTTTAAACGGTGTTTCAGTAAGCACTGAAGGTGGAGGAAAAATTAGAATTACCAAAAGTGGTGATCTAAATGATTCTCAAAGAGATCAGTTCTTAAAAGAAATTACAAATAAACCTATTTTGACTATTACTGATTCAGAACTAAAACCGCTATTTTATAATGGTGTGTTTGTAGAAGATGGATCGTTAGATAGAGGAACTCCAACTGATTGAATTCCACCTTTTGCAGCCAACCAAGCCAAAAATGTAATTCAAAACAACGGAACAAATGTAGTAGAATTGGCTTTAAATAATCAAGATGCAGTTTTTCAGTGAACAAAAGCTACTGAAAATATTTCAAAAAGACAAAATAAAACTGTTTTAATGTGACTAAACATTCTTGAATTAATTCAATTGGCCAAAACTAAATATGCTAGTGATTGATCTGCTGCTCAAGAAAATCTTTGAAACTTTGTCCATGTTAACAATAGACCTTTCGAAACAATTACCGATCCTGTAACTGGACAACAAAGAGTTGAGAGAAATCCTTTCAAAAAAGCTTTAATTGATATTGAAGGTCGTTACTTAATTAGTGTTGCAAATGTAAACGCTCCAATTAATTCACAAAAAGTAATAATTAGCGGGAACTTTACTAACAATGATGCTTTAAATTTAGCAAATAGAATCAATTTTGGTTTAAGCAATTATGATTTATCGGTTGTATACACTCATTATTTAAATTCAACTTTACAAAACAAAGCATTCTTGTACGCGATGATTGCTGGGTTATTAGTTTTTGTTGTAATTGCTGTATTTATGATTATTAATTATGGATTGCTTGGAATAATAAGTGCCATTTCTATTGCTTTATACATGTTCTTAACATTGCTTATTTTTACAGCAATTAAAGGAGAATATAGCCCTTCAACAATTGCTGCGTTAATTATTGGAATCGGAATTAGTGTCGATGCTAATGTTATTACCTTCGAAAGACTAAAATCCGAAATATATTCGGGAGATTCGCTAGATAAGTCCTTTAAAACGTCTAATCGGTTGTCTTTATCATCAATTATTGACGCCAACATTACAACTATAATTATTGGTTTTATTCTCTTTTATTTAGGAACCAAAGAAGTTAAAGGATTTGGAATTACTTTAATTTTATCTATATTCTTTACCTTGGTTGTTATGTTAGTATTTACTCGTTTCTTAGCAACTATGATTGTAGGAACTGGATACTTTGATAAAAGATTATGACTACTTGGTGTTAGACCTAAAAAAATTAACAATCCAAGCAAAGTAGTTAAAAGAATTAGAAACATTGATTACTTAAGAAAATCTAAATGATTCGCTCTTCTTTCATTTGTCTTTATTTTAACTTCATTGATTGTTTTTGGTTCAGTTGCTGGTACTTCGGGATCATTCTGAAACGGTGTTAACAGATCTCTTGAATTTAGTGGAGGAATTAACATTTTAATTCAAAGTAAGGGTGAATCATATGGTGATTTAACTTTAGCTCAGGCCACTGAAATTAAAAACGTATTGGTTGCTAAAGCAAGTGAAATTAACTTACTTGATGCAGCTAATATTACTACAATTAGTAAAGCAAGTTTATCTACTGAAAACTACATTGTTAATATTAGAACTTCACAAGTGTTGTCAAGTGAACAAATTGAACAAATCATTAATCTAGCCAAAAATGTTAAAGATGATATTGAGTGAAACAATTTACAAATTTTACCTTCTGAAGCAGCTAAATTAGTACTAAATGCTTTAATTGCAGTTGCTGTGTCATTTGTAGGTATTGTAATTTACACTTTAATTAGAATGAATTGAACATTTGCTATTGCGGCTATCATTGGACTTATGCATGACTTTATAATGGTTTTTGCATTTATTGTAATTACTAGATTGCAAGTTTCTACAATAATTGTTGCCGCCATGCTTTCAATTATCGGGCTTTCAATTAACGATACAATTGTTACATTCGATCGTATTAAAGAAAAAATTAACAATGAATATCCAAACCAAATTCTTACAAAATCAGATATTAAAACCATTGTAAATCAGTCAATTTCAGATACTTTGAAACGTAGTTTATATACATCACTATCAACAATCGCAGCTGTTGCAATTCTACTTTCATTTGGAAATGCAACTAACTTTGCCTTCAATATTGTAATGTTATTTGGTATTTCAATTGGAGTTTATTCATCTATTTTCATTTGTTCATGAATTTGAAGTAAATTAGAATTATTCAGACAAAAAAGAATTCAAAAAAGAATGGATAATAAATATTGAGATATCTCAAAACCAGATGAACAAACCTTCCCAGGAATTAATGATTTTAATTATTAA
- the ruvB gene encoding Holliday junction branch migration DNA helicase RuvB: protein MKSILRPLNFSEFIGQKKLIKTIKAMIDSSIKQNKILDHILLHGLPGLGKTTLATIIANETNKRIHYIQGANIEKKSDIISVLSLIQEGDIVFIDEIHSINKLVIEFLYNAMEDFVFDLIIGVDSNAKAIRMKIKPFTLIGATTKLNEISQPFKDRFGFIGRFVNYDLSDLIQIAKNSAKQLEMNIPENQYKTIALYSRSTPRIVNHLLSRIKDFALSLNDGIIDNKVIKKTFNYLELYPLGLSKDHIEYLQILKDGFDDKSVSLDVLCGLSTQTKENILNEIEPILLYLKLIEKNSKGRKITTKGIDYLIKEKLSLT from the coding sequence ATGAAATCAATCTTGCGTCCGCTTAATTTTAGCGAATTTATTGGTCAAAAAAAATTAATTAAAACTATCAAAGCTATGATTGATAGTTCAATTAAACAAAATAAAATTTTAGATCATATTTTATTACATGGTTTACCTGGGTTAGGTAAAACCACTTTAGCCACAATTATCGCAAATGAAACAAATAAGCGAATTCACTATATTCAAGGTGCAAATATTGAAAAGAAATCTGATATTATCTCAGTTTTATCTTTAATCCAAGAAGGAGACATTGTATTTATTGACGAAATTCACAGCATTAACAAATTAGTAATTGAGTTTTTATATAATGCTATGGAAGATTTTGTTTTTGATTTAATTATTGGTGTTGATTCTAATGCGAAAGCAATAAGAATGAAAATTAAGCCCTTTACTTTAATTGGGGCTACTACAAAACTAAATGAAATAAGTCAACCTTTTAAAGATCGTTTCGGTTTTATTGGAAGATTTGTTAATTATGATCTTTCAGATCTTATTCAAATAGCCAAAAATTCAGCAAAGCAACTTGAAATGAATATTCCAGAGAATCAATATAAAACGATTGCTTTGTACTCACGTTCTACGCCTAGAATCGTAAATCATTTATTAAGTAGAATTAAAGATTTTGCTTTATCTTTAAACGATGGAATCATTGATAATAAGGTTATTAAAAAAACTTTTAATTATTTGGAATTATACCCATTAGGACTATCCAAAGATCACATTGAATATCTACAAATTCTCAAAGATGGTTTTGATGATAAGTCGGTATCTTTGGATGTTTTATGCGGACTTTCAACTCAAACAAAAGAAAATATCTTAAATGAAATTGAACCCATTTTGCTTTATTTAAAACTTATTGAAAAAAACTCAAAAGGTCGCAAAATTACTACCAAAGGAATTGATTATTTAATAAAAGAAAAACTTTCATTGACTTAA